Proteins encoded in a region of the Acipenser ruthenus chromosome 11, fAciRut3.2 maternal haplotype, whole genome shotgun sequence genome:
- the LOC117426110 gene encoding plexin A3-like, giving the protein MVRWWRWFRSRVSCAPPAVRIALRSRAPMITLDQESSTKLWHLVKNHEHSDHREGDRGSKMVSKIYLTRLLATKGTLQKFVDDLFETVFSTAHRGSALPLAIKYMFDFLDEQADRRQISDPDVRHTWKSICLPLRFWVNVIKNPQFVFDIHKSSITDACLSVVVQTFMDSCSTSEHRLGKDSPSNKLLYAKDIPNYKNCVERYYRDIAKMPAISDQDMDAYLVEQSRLLANEFNTLSALSELYFYINKYKEEILTSLDRDVYCRKHKLRQKLEQAINLMSGSS; this is encoded by the exons ATGGTTCGTTGGTGGCGCTGGTTCAGAAGCAG AGTCTCCTGCGCACCTCCAGCAGTCCGGATAGCCCTGCGTTCGCGAGCCCCCATGATCACCCTGGACCAGGAGAGCAGTACCAAGCTGTGGCACCTCGTCAAGAACCACGAGCACTCGGACCACCGGGAGGGGGACCGGGGCAGCAAGATGGTGTCCAAGATCTACCTCACCCGCCTGCTCGCCACCAAG ggCACGCTGCAGAAGTTTGTGGACGACCTGTTTGAGACGGTATTcagcacagcacacagaggaAGCGCCCTCCCGCTCGCCATCAAGTACATGTTTGATTTCCTGGACGAGCAGGCAGACCGGAGACAGATTAGTGACCCCGATGTGCGACACACCTGGAAAAGCATCTG CCTCCCTTTGCGGTTCTGGGTGAATGTCATTAAGAACCCGCa a TTTGTGTTTGACATTCACAAGAGCAGTATCACGGACGCCTGCCTCTCTGTCGTGGTTCAGACCTTCATGGATTCCTGCTCCACCTCTGAGCACCGCCTGGGCAAGGACTCCCCTTCCAACAAGCTGCTCTATGCCAAAGACATCCCCAACTACAAGAACTGTGTGGAGAG aTACTACAGAGATATCGCTAAAATGCCAGCAATCAGTGACCAGGATATGGACGCTTACCTGGTTGAGCAATCCCGTCTCCTTGCCAACGAGTTCAACACTCTGAGCGCGCTCAGTGAGCTCTATTTCTATATCAACAAATACAAAGAGGAG ATCCTGACCTCGCTGGACCGCGACGTTTACTGTCGGAAACACAAACTGAGACAGAAGCTGGAGCAAGCCATTAACCTGATGTCCGGCAGCAGTTGA